A region from the Alnus glutinosa chromosome 5, dhAlnGlut1.1, whole genome shotgun sequence genome encodes:
- the LOC133868318 gene encoding phospho-N-acetylmuramoyl-pentapeptide-transferase homolog isoform X2, which yields MPSHSHSLKLSHLSRPGLFRLPKPVSLSAPTRFRSASPFSLDLKLSAPIVRRHECRLRDRLVRFKVFDEDSVGIPFLDDWSDGDGAAGYVLSSSEDEESDEEIVIYPITDDDMPRVRVSADEAFAMTTQRFAMLGRKRRKQRNKFGVLISVGLIIFLSVLLLFVDWCAWRIVRLPLKPFYLTRPFLISAILVSCAGYVCVPLLYMLKIHQIIRNEGPARHSLKKRTPTMGGLFFVPIGVTVARFIAGFSSTEVSGAAVATLGFAAIGLVDDILTIIKNHNSGLSAWVKLLLEVAVGTGFSFWLVTTNISSPYSMKMLLPLPAPVGLVCLGKCYLLLTSFCFVSMGNGVNLTDGLDGLAGGTAALAFIAMSIAVLPICSDLAIFGASMAGACVGFLLHNRYRASVFMGDTGSLALGGALAAMAACTGMFFPLFISSGIFVMEASSVIIQVCHAGVLFSSIPGIVLQDNKNFVGSWAACVPNGTPSSSP from the exons ATGCCATCCCATTCTCATTCTCTGAAGCTCAGCCATCTCTCTCGTCCAGGGCTTTTCCGATTGCCAAAACCGGTTTCGCTTTCTGCGCCCACACGCTTTCGTTCCGCATCGCCTTTTTCGCTTGATCTTAAG TTAAGTGCACCGATTGTTCGAAGACATGAGTGCCGATTACGAGACAGGCTTGTTCGATTTAAGGTCTTCGATGAG GATTCAGTGGGTATACCATTCCTTGATGACTGGAGCGACGGTGATGGGGCGGCTGGGTACGTGCTTTCATCCAGTGAGGATGAAGAGAGCGATGAAGAAATTGTGATATATCCTATTACTGATGATGATATGCCTAGAGTTAGGGTGTCAGCTGATGAGGCTTTTGCAATGACTACTCAACGGTTTGCAATGCTTGGAAGAAAACGCAGGAAACAAAG GAATAAATTTGGGGTTTTAATCAGTGTTGGACTCATAATCTTCTTGTCGGTGCTTCTTTTATTCGTGGATTGGTGTGCGTGGCGGATTGTCAGGCTGCCTTTAAAACCATTTTATTTGACCCGCCCATTTCTTATATCAGCCATTTTAGTCTCTTGTGCCGGCTATGTTTGTGTCCCGTTACTGTATATGTTAAAGATCCATCAAATAATCAGGAATGAAGGGCCTGCTAGGCACTCCTTAAAAAAGAGAACTCCCACGATGGGtggattattttttgttcctaTTGGCGTAACTGTTGCAAGATTCATTGCTGGTTTTTCTTCCACTGAAGTGTCTGGAGCAGCGGTAGCAACTCTAGGATTTGCTGCAATTGGGCTAGTCGATGATATCTTAACCATCATCAAGAATCATAATAGTGGCTTATCAGCATGGGTAAAACTTTTGTTGGAG GTAGCTGTTGGGACCGGGTTTTCATTTTGGTTGGTAACCACAAATATATCGTCACCCTACAGCAT GAAAATGTTGCTTCCTCTACCTGCACCAGTAGGACTTGTGTGCCTGGGAAAATGTTATCTCTTGTTgacttcattttgttttgtttccatGGGGAATGGAGTTAACTTAACAGATGGTCTTGACGGGCTGGCTGGAGGGACTGCTGCATTGGCTTTTATAGCAATGTCAATCGCGGTGCTTCCAATATGTTCTG ACCTTGCTATATTTGGGGCATCAATGGCAGGAGCCTGTGTTGGTTTTCTTTTGCACAATCGATACAGAGCATCTGTATTTATGGGTGATACAGGGTCCTTGGCATTGGGTGGGGCATTGGCTGCAATGGCTGCTTGTACTGGAATGTTCTTTCCATTATTTATTTCATCTGGAATATTTGTCATGGAAGCATCATCAGTTATTATACAGGTATGTCATGCTGGGGTCCTTTTCTCATCCATTCCAG GTATTGTACTTCAAGACAACAAAAATTTTGTGGGGAGCTGGGCGGCGTGTGTTCCGAATGGCACCCCTTCATCATCACCTTGA
- the LOC133868789 gene encoding BIIDXI-like protein At5g11420, giving the protein MAQSSRRSKWVSLLMLLFAHLASTIIAEDGLVTNGDFETPPSNGFPSEAVGGGSVEIPSWKSKGMVELVEAGQKQGGMILIIPQGRHAVRLGNDAEISQDLKVEKGFTYSITFSAARTCAQLESLNVSVTPASQTIDLQTLYNVQGWDPYAWAFEAEVDDVSLAFRNPGMEDDPSCGPIIDDIAIKKLFTPDRPKDNAATNGDFEEGPWMVRNASLGVLLPTNLDEEISSLPGWNVESNRAVRYIDSDHYTVPQGRRAVELLSGKEGIISQMVETAPDKDYTLTFSLGQAGDKCKQPLAVMAHAGDQALNIHYTPDSNSTFQSANLNFTAKAERTRIAFYSVYYNTRSDDMSSLCGPVVDDVRVWFSGCNRNGFGGLRLGVGFGFLLFVFAMV; this is encoded by the exons ATGGCTCAGAGCTCCAGAAGAAGCAAATGGGTATCTCTGTTGATGCTTCTCTTTGCTCATTTGGCTTCCACAATCATAGCAGAAGATG GCCTTGTAACGAACGGTGATTTTGAGACGCCTCCATCGAACGGGTTCCCAAGCGAGGCCGTAGGGGGCGGGTCCGTGGAAATCCCAAGCTGGAAATCCAAGGGCATGGTTGAGCTGGTGGAAGCGGGGCAAAAACAGGGTGGGATGATCCTCATCATACCGCAAGGTAGACACGCGGTGAGGCTGGGCAACGACGCGGAGATCAGCCAGGATTTGAAGGTGGAGAAGGGGTTTACATACTCGATCACGTTCAGTGCGGCTCGCACGTGCGCACAGCTGGAGTCACTGAACGTGTCAGTGACACCAGCATCGCAGACGATAGACCTGCAGACGCTGTACAACGTGCAGGGGTGGGACCCCTACGCGTGGGCTTTCGAGGCGGAGGTGGATGATGTGAGTTTGGCTTTTAGGAACCCGGGCATGGAGGATGACCCCTCTTGTGGGCCCATCATTGATGATATTGCAATAAAAAAGCTTTTCACCCCCGATCGACCCAAAG ACAATGCGGCTACCAATGGCGATTTTGAAGAAGGCCCATGGATGGTAAGAAACGCCTCACTCGGCGTCTTGCTCCCCACCAACCTCGACGAAGAAATATCCTCATTACCGGGCTGGAACGTTGAATCTAACAGGGCCGTCCGCTACATTGACTCCGACCACTACACCGTCCCACAAGGCAGGCGGGCAGTGGAATTGCTCTCAGGCAAGGAAGGCATAATTTCCCAAATGGTCGAAACAGCACCAGACAAAGATTACACCTTGACCTTTTCCTTGGGGCAAGCCGGAGACAAATGCAAGCAGCCGCTTGCCGTCATGGCCCACGCCGGAGACCAGGCCCTAAACATCCACTACACGCCGGATTCCAACTCTACCTTTCAGAGCGCTAATCTGAACTTCACGGCCAAGGCGGAGAGGACCCGGATTGCGTTCTACAGCGTGTATTACAACACGAGAAGCGATGACATGAGCTCGCTCTGTGGGCCGGTGGTGGACGACGTGAGGGTGTGGTTTTCTGGGTGTAATCGAAATGGGTTTGGAGGATTAAGGTTGGGGGTTgggtttggttttttgttgtttgttttcgCCATGGTTTAG
- the LOC133868319 gene encoding small ribosomal subunit protein uS11x-like yields the protein MSRRKTREPKEENVTLGPAVREGEQVFGVAHIFASFNDTFIHVTDISGGETLVRITGGMKVKADRDESSPYAAMLAAQDVALRCKELGITALHIKLRATGGNKTKTPGPGAQSALRALARSGMKIGRIEDVTPIPSDSTRRKGGRRGRRL from the exons ATG TCGAGGAGGAAGACTAGGGAGccaaaggaagaaaatgtgaCCCTTGGACCTGCTGTAAGAGAAGGagaacaagtttttggcgtcgCCCACATTTTTGCATCATTTAATGACACATTTATT CATGTGACTGATATCTCCGGTGGTGAAACACTTGTTCGAATTACAG GTGGGATGAAGGTGAAAGCTGACAGAGATGAGTCTTCACCATATGCTGCCATGCTTGCAGCGCAGGATGTTGCTCTGAGATGCAAG GAACTTGGCATTACTGCTCTGCACATCAAGCTCCGTGCCACCGGTGGGAACAAGACAAAAACACCTGGTCCTGGGGCACAGTCTGCTCTCCGAGCACTTGCTCGTTCTGGAATGAAAATTGGACGTATAG AGGATGTCACTCCAATTCCCAGTGATAGCACTCGTAGGAAGGGTGGTAGAAGAGGTAGACGGCTGTGA
- the LOC133868318 gene encoding phospho-N-acetylmuramoyl-pentapeptide-transferase homolog isoform X1: MPSHSHSLKLSHLSRPGLFRLPKPVSLSAPTRFRSASPFSLDLKLSAPIVRRHECRLRDRLVRFKVFDEDSVGIPFLDDWSDGDGAAGYVLSSSEDEESDEEIVIYPITDDDMPRVRVSADEAFAMTTQRFAMLGRKRRKQRNKFGVLISVGLIIFLSVLLLFVDWCAWRIVRLPLKPFYLTRPFLISAILVSCAGYVCVPLLYMLKIHQIIRNEGPARHSLKKRTPTMGGLFFVPIGVTVARFIAGFSSTEVSGAAVATLGFAAIGLVDDILTIIKNHNSGLSAWVKLLLEVAVGTGFSFWLVTTNISSPYSMKMLLPLPAPVGLVCLGKCYLLLTSFCFVSMGNGVNLTDGLDGLAGGTAALAFIAMSIAVLPICSDLAIFGASMAGACVGFLLHNRYRASVFMGDTGSLALGGALAAMAACTGMFFPLFISSGIFVMEASSVIIQVLYFKTTKILWGAGRRVFRMAPLHHHLELSGIKEPIIVAGAYVISSVLALYAGYVGLISA, from the exons ATGCCATCCCATTCTCATTCTCTGAAGCTCAGCCATCTCTCTCGTCCAGGGCTTTTCCGATTGCCAAAACCGGTTTCGCTTTCTGCGCCCACACGCTTTCGTTCCGCATCGCCTTTTTCGCTTGATCTTAAG TTAAGTGCACCGATTGTTCGAAGACATGAGTGCCGATTACGAGACAGGCTTGTTCGATTTAAGGTCTTCGATGAG GATTCAGTGGGTATACCATTCCTTGATGACTGGAGCGACGGTGATGGGGCGGCTGGGTACGTGCTTTCATCCAGTGAGGATGAAGAGAGCGATGAAGAAATTGTGATATATCCTATTACTGATGATGATATGCCTAGAGTTAGGGTGTCAGCTGATGAGGCTTTTGCAATGACTACTCAACGGTTTGCAATGCTTGGAAGAAAACGCAGGAAACAAAG GAATAAATTTGGGGTTTTAATCAGTGTTGGACTCATAATCTTCTTGTCGGTGCTTCTTTTATTCGTGGATTGGTGTGCGTGGCGGATTGTCAGGCTGCCTTTAAAACCATTTTATTTGACCCGCCCATTTCTTATATCAGCCATTTTAGTCTCTTGTGCCGGCTATGTTTGTGTCCCGTTACTGTATATGTTAAAGATCCATCAAATAATCAGGAATGAAGGGCCTGCTAGGCACTCCTTAAAAAAGAGAACTCCCACGATGGGtggattattttttgttcctaTTGGCGTAACTGTTGCAAGATTCATTGCTGGTTTTTCTTCCACTGAAGTGTCTGGAGCAGCGGTAGCAACTCTAGGATTTGCTGCAATTGGGCTAGTCGATGATATCTTAACCATCATCAAGAATCATAATAGTGGCTTATCAGCATGGGTAAAACTTTTGTTGGAG GTAGCTGTTGGGACCGGGTTTTCATTTTGGTTGGTAACCACAAATATATCGTCACCCTACAGCAT GAAAATGTTGCTTCCTCTACCTGCACCAGTAGGACTTGTGTGCCTGGGAAAATGTTATCTCTTGTTgacttcattttgttttgtttccatGGGGAATGGAGTTAACTTAACAGATGGTCTTGACGGGCTGGCTGGAGGGACTGCTGCATTGGCTTTTATAGCAATGTCAATCGCGGTGCTTCCAATATGTTCTG ACCTTGCTATATTTGGGGCATCAATGGCAGGAGCCTGTGTTGGTTTTCTTTTGCACAATCGATACAGAGCATCTGTATTTATGGGTGATACAGGGTCCTTGGCATTGGGTGGGGCATTGGCTGCAATGGCTGCTTGTACTGGAATGTTCTTTCCATTATTTATTTCATCTGGAATATTTGTCATGGAAGCATCATCAGTTATTATACAG GTATTGTACTTCAAGACAACAAAAATTTTGTGGGGAGCTGGGCGGCGTGTGTTCCGAATGGCACCCCTTCATCATCACCTTGAATTAAGTGGGATCAAAGAACCTATCATTGTTGCAGGCGCATATGTTATATCATCCGTATTGGCTTTATATGCTGGCTATGTCGGTCTTATTTCGGCATAA
- the LOC133868318 gene encoding phospho-N-acetylmuramoyl-pentapeptide-transferase homolog isoform X3 — translation MPSHSHSLKLSHLSRPGLFRLPKPVSLSAPTRFRSASPFSLDLKLSAPIVRRHECRLRDRLVRFKVFDEDSVGIPFLDDWSDGDGAAGYVLSSSEDEESDEEIVIYPITDDDMPRVRVSADEAFAMTTQRFAMLGRKRRKQRNKFGVLISVGLIIFLSVLLLFVDWCAWRIVRLPLKPFYLTRPFLISAILVSCAGYVCVPLLYMLKIHQIIRNEGPARHSLKKRTPTMGGLFFVPIGVTVARFIAGFSSTEVSGAAVATLGFAAIGLVDDILTIIKNHNSGLSAWVKLLLEVAVGTGFSFWLVTTNISSPYSMKMLLPLPAPVGLVCLGKCYLLLTSFCFVSMGNGVNLTDGLDGLAGGTAALAFIAMSIAVLPICSDPWEAKYLCFNFVPSSSLHSHQEGGYIMQNSSRNPSYYNIVCGWLRIST, via the exons ATGCCATCCCATTCTCATTCTCTGAAGCTCAGCCATCTCTCTCGTCCAGGGCTTTTCCGATTGCCAAAACCGGTTTCGCTTTCTGCGCCCACACGCTTTCGTTCCGCATCGCCTTTTTCGCTTGATCTTAAG TTAAGTGCACCGATTGTTCGAAGACATGAGTGCCGATTACGAGACAGGCTTGTTCGATTTAAGGTCTTCGATGAG GATTCAGTGGGTATACCATTCCTTGATGACTGGAGCGACGGTGATGGGGCGGCTGGGTACGTGCTTTCATCCAGTGAGGATGAAGAGAGCGATGAAGAAATTGTGATATATCCTATTACTGATGATGATATGCCTAGAGTTAGGGTGTCAGCTGATGAGGCTTTTGCAATGACTACTCAACGGTTTGCAATGCTTGGAAGAAAACGCAGGAAACAAAG GAATAAATTTGGGGTTTTAATCAGTGTTGGACTCATAATCTTCTTGTCGGTGCTTCTTTTATTCGTGGATTGGTGTGCGTGGCGGATTGTCAGGCTGCCTTTAAAACCATTTTATTTGACCCGCCCATTTCTTATATCAGCCATTTTAGTCTCTTGTGCCGGCTATGTTTGTGTCCCGTTACTGTATATGTTAAAGATCCATCAAATAATCAGGAATGAAGGGCCTGCTAGGCACTCCTTAAAAAAGAGAACTCCCACGATGGGtggattattttttgttcctaTTGGCGTAACTGTTGCAAGATTCATTGCTGGTTTTTCTTCCACTGAAGTGTCTGGAGCAGCGGTAGCAACTCTAGGATTTGCTGCAATTGGGCTAGTCGATGATATCTTAACCATCATCAAGAATCATAATAGTGGCTTATCAGCATGGGTAAAACTTTTGTTGGAG GTAGCTGTTGGGACCGGGTTTTCATTTTGGTTGGTAACCACAAATATATCGTCACCCTACAGCAT GAAAATGTTGCTTCCTCTACCTGCACCAGTAGGACTTGTGTGCCTGGGAAAATGTTATCTCTTGTTgacttcattttgttttgtttccatGGGGAATGGAGTTAACTTAACAGATGGTCTTGACGGGCTGGCTGGAGGGACTGCTGCATTGGCTTTTATAGCAATGTCAATCGCGGTGCTTCCAATATGTTCTG ATCCGTGGGAGGCTAAATATCtgtgtttcaattttgttccaTCTTCATCATTACACTCCCACCAAGAAGGTGGATACATCATGCAGAACAGTTCCAGAAATCCATCATATTATAACATTGTGTGTGGTTGGTTGAGAATATCAACATGA
- the LOC133868356 gene encoding la-related protein 6A produces MEGQEGPASAPSAPSGPPSPPHDLDPDSTPVGSPDHDLALPEIHAVPSDDEHDREDHEHGLDQSGGAGVLTEDLKHKIIRQVEYYFSDENLPTDKYMMGFIKKNKEGFVPMAVIASFRKMKKLTRDYSMIAAALRESSFLVVSSNGKKVKRLHPLPLTEVRDPKFYTVLVEHLPEDHSVENIQRIFGEAGNIKNISIHDPHAVEESTKGSKPDMLISSKLHVLVEYETVDSAEKAVATLNDERDWRNGMRVKLLNRVGKYGQRRQAWRGYDSEKNTTSRGPDHTGDEENHNLSEHLDDTPDEEEADYLSKERNGHRGRNRGKPRRHNYRGINGLGHGSTSSTHVIEASKPPPGPKMPDGTRGFTMGRGRPPISNQTQQVF; encoded by the exons ATGGAAGGCCAAGAGGGTCCCGCCTCCGCCCCCTCCGCCCCCTCTGGCCCACCGTCTCCGCCGCACGATCTTGATCCTGACTCCACACCCGTCGGATCCCCGGACCACGACCTCGCCCTGCCCGAGATTCACGCAGTGCCGTCCGATGACGAACACGATCGTGAAGATCACGAGCACGGCCTAGATCAGTCGGGTGGGGCCGGTGTTCTCACCGAGGATCTAAAGCATAAGATCATTAGGCAG GTTGAGTATTATTTCAGTGATGAAAATTTGCCAACTGACAAGTATATGATGGGCTTCAttaagaagaacaaagaaggGTTTG TTCCTATGGCAGTTATTGCTTCTTTTAGGAAAATGAAAAAGCTCACCCGGGACTATTCAATGATAGCGGCTGCACTGAGGGAATCTTCTTTCCTT GTTGTGAGTTCAAATGGGAAGAAGGTGAAGCGACTCCATCCTCTTCCACTCACTGAGGTTAGGGATCCAAAG TTTTACACTGTTTTGGTAGAACATCTACCAGAGGATCATTCAGTGGAAAACATTCAGAGAATATTTGGTGAAGCTGGAAA TATCAAGAATATATCAATTCATGACCCCCATGCTGTAGAAGAGTCAACTAAAGGCAGCAAGCCTGATATGCTGATCAGTAGTAAG TTACATGTTCTTGTGGAGTATGAGACTGTAGACTCTGCTGAAAAAGCT GTGGCTACTTTGAATGATGAAAGGGACTGGAGAAATGGCATGCGGGTCAAGCTTCTTAATCGAGTG GGCAAGTATGGGCAGAGAAGGCAAGCATGGAGGGGATATGATTCCGAGAAGAATACTACTAGTCGAGGACCCGATCATACTGGAGATGAGGAAAATCATAACTTAAGCGAGCATCTTGATGATACACCTGATGAAGAG GAAGCGGATTATCTGTCCAAGGAGAGAAATGGGCATAGAGGTCGTAATCGAGGGAAACCAAGAAGGCATAATTATCGTGGCATCAACGGGCTGG GGCACGGAAGTACTTCGTCTACTCATGTTATTGAAGCTTCGAAGCCACCTCCTGGCCCAAAAATGCCTGATGGAACTAGGGGATTCACAATGGGGCGTGGTCGGCCGCCCATTTCCAATCAAACTCAGCAAGTGTTTTGA
- the LOC133869533 gene encoding cytochrome P450 710A1-like, with the protein MNSILISLAPLAPYLFTLLVLLLFMEQISYLNKKKGVPGPAFVFPFLGNALPLVRHTTKFWDLQSALATSSGRGFSANYIVGRFILFIRDTELSHKVFANVRPDAFHLVGHPFGKKLFGDHNLIYMMGQDHKDLRRRMAPNFTPRALSTYTSLQQIIILRHLMHWERLASQRKHEPIPLRFLARDMNLETSQTVFVGPYLGREARQRFKVDYNFFNVGLMKLPIDLPGTAFRNARLGVDRLVKTLAVCAEQSKARMEKGRQPSCLIDFWMQELARELADAVAAGSPSPAYNNDLEIGSYLFDFLFAAQDASTSSLLWAVTLLDSHPDVLAKVREEAESIWSPESDSLITAEQLGRMKYTHAVAREVVRYRAPSTVVPHIAAEDFPLTETYTIPKGTIVFPSVYQSSFQGFTEPDRFDPDRFSEERQEDRLCKRNFMAFGAGAHVCVGQRYALNHLVLFMAMFATLLDFKRHRTDGCDEIVYVPTICPKDDCMVFLSKRCARYPILSLD; encoded by the coding sequence ATGAACTCCATCTTAATCTCTCTCGCCCCGCTTGCCCCTTACCTCTTTACCCTTTTGGTGCTCCTCCTCTTCATGGAACAGATCTCTTACTTGAACAAGAAAAAAGGTGTTCCCGGCCCTGCCTTCGTCTTCCCGTTCCTCGGCAACGCACTCCCATTGGTCCGTCACACCACCAAGTTCTGGGACCTCCAGTCCGCGCTCGCCACCTCATCTGGGCGCGGCTTCTCCGCCAACTACATAGTCGGCAGGTTCATTCTCTTCATCCGCGACACCGAGCTCTCCCACAAGGTCTTCGCCAATGTGCGCCCCGACGCCTTCCACCTGGTGGGCCACCCATTCGGCAAAAAGCTCTTCGGCGACCACAACCTCATTTACATGATGGGCCAGGACCACAAGGACCTCCGCCGTCGGATGGCTCCCAACTTCACGCCCAGAGCGCTCTCCACCTACACCTCGCTCCAGCAGATCATTATCCTCCGCCACCTCATGCATTGGGAGCGCCTCGCTTCCCAGAGAAAGCATGAGCCGATCCCGCTCAGATTTCTCGCACGTGACATGAATCTGGAAACTTCGCAGACTGTCTTTGTTGGGCCCTACTTGGGCCGTGAGGCCCGCCAGAGGTTTAAGGTCGATTACAATTTCTTCAACGTCGGCCTCATGAAGCTGCCCATCGACCTGCCAGGTACGGCCTTTCGAAACGCAAGGCTCGGCGTTGACCGCCTGGTCAAGACGCTAGCGGTGTGCGCGGAACAGAGCAAAGCGAGGATGGAGAAGGGGCGGCAACCCTCGTGCCTGATCGATTTCTGGATGCAGGAGTTGGCGAGGGAGCTCGCGGATGCTGTCGCCGCCGGTTCTCCGTCGCCGGCGTACAACAACGACCTCGAGATCGGAAGCTACCTCTTCGATTTCCTCTTCGCGGCTCAGGATGCGTCGACCTCGTCGCTGCTCTGGGCCGTCACGCTCCTCGACTCGCATCCGGATGTGCTGGCGAAGGTTCGCGAGGAGGCCGAGTCGATATGGTCGCCGGAGTCGGATTCTCTGATTACCGCCGAGCAGCTCGGGCGTATGAAGTACACGCATGCGGTGGCGCGTGAGGTCGTGAGGTACCGAGCTCCGTCGACCGTGGTGCCTCATATAGCTGCGGAGGACTTTCCGCTGACGGAGACGTACACGATCCCGAAGGGTACGATCGTGTTCCCTTCGGTGTACCAGTCGTCGTTCCAGGGTTTCACCGAGCCGGACCGGTTCGACCCGGACAGGTTCTCGGAAGAGCGGCAGGAGGACCGGCTTTGCAAGCGGAACTTCATGGCATTCGGGGCCGGGGCCCACGTGTGCGTGGGCCAGAGGTACGCCTTGAACCACCTCGTCCTCTTCATGGCGATGTTCGCCACGTTACTCGACTTCAAACGTCACCGAACCGACGGCTGCGACGAGATCGTCTACGTCCCCACCATTTGCCCCAAAGACGATTGCATGGTTTTTCTCTCGAAACGGTGCGCACGTTACCCGATCCTCTCCTTGGACTGA